A DNA window from Paraclostridium bifermentans contains the following coding sequences:
- the thiC gene encoding phosphomethylpyrimidine synthase ThiC, with translation MNYTTQMDAAKKGIITKEMEIVAKKENMDIEILKNLISSGQIAIPANKNHTSLNPEGVGKNLRTKINVNLGISKDCYDIDEEMKKVQLALDMNAEAIMDLSSFGKTEEFRKKLISNSSAMVGTVPIYDAVGFYDKELKDITAKEFLDVVIKHAKDGVDFVTIHAGINKETASVFKRNKRLTNIVSRGGSLMYAWMELNNKENPFFEYFDDLLEICKEYDLTLSLGDACRPGSIQDASDACQIKELMILGELTLRAWEQNVQVIIEGPGHMSLDEIQANMILEKKLCHGAPFYVLGPIVTDIAPGYDHITSAIGGALASSFGADFLCYVTPSEHLRLPNLDDVKEGIIATKIAAHSGDIAKKIPGAIDWDNKMSKARQELDWDKMFALCIDPEKAKRYRKESTPEHNDSCTMCGKMCSMRNMNKIMQGKDINLLRADN, from the coding sequence ATGAATTATACAACTCAAATGGATGCTGCTAAAAAAGGAATTATTACAAAGGAAATGGAAATAGTAGCTAAAAAAGAAAATATGGATATAGAAATTTTAAAAAACTTAATTTCAAGTGGACAAATAGCTATTCCAGCTAATAAAAATCATACGTCTCTAAACCCTGAAGGTGTTGGAAAGAACTTAAGAACCAAAATCAATGTAAACTTGGGCATATCTAAGGATTGTTATGATATAGACGAAGAAATGAAAAAAGTTCAATTAGCTTTAGATATGAATGCTGAAGCTATAATGGATTTAAGCTCTTTTGGAAAAACTGAAGAGTTTAGAAAAAAACTTATCTCTAATTCTAGTGCTATGGTTGGAACTGTTCCAATTTATGATGCTGTTGGTTTTTATGATAAAGAGTTAAAAGATATCACAGCTAAAGAATTTTTAGATGTAGTAATAAAACATGCAAAAGACGGAGTTGACTTTGTAACTATACATGCTGGTATAAACAAAGAAACTGCCTCTGTTTTTAAAAGAAATAAAAGACTTACAAATATAGTTTCAAGAGGTGGCTCTTTAATGTATGCATGGATGGAATTAAACAATAAAGAAAATCCTTTCTTCGAATATTTTGACGATTTACTAGAAATTTGTAAAGAGTATGATTTAACTTTAAGTCTTGGAGATGCATGCAGACCTGGTTCTATACAAGATGCATCTGATGCATGTCAAATAAAAGAGTTAATGATTTTAGGGGAGTTAACATTAAGAGCCTGGGAGCAAAATGTTCAAGTTATCATAGAAGGTCCTGGTCATATGTCCTTAGATGAAATTCAAGCAAATATGATTCTTGAGAAAAAGCTTTGTCATGGTGCTCCATTTTATGTATTAGGTCCTATAGTTACAGATATTGCTCCAGGATATGACCATATAACAAGTGCTATTGGAGGAGCTTTAGCTTCTAGTTTTGGAGCTGATTTTTTATGTTACGTTACTCCATCAGAACATTTAAGACTCCCTAATTTAGATGATGTTAAAGAAGGTATAATAGCAACTAAGATAGCTGCTCATTCTGGTGATATAGCAAAAAAAATACCTGGTGCTATTGATTGGGATAATAAGATGAGTAAAGCTAGACAAGAACTTGATTGGGATAAAATGTTTGCCCTTTGTATAGATCCTGAAAAAGCTAAAAGATATAGAAAAGAATCTACTCCTGAGCATAACGATAGTTGCACTATGTGTGGAAAAATGTGTTCCATGCGAAATATGAATAAGATAATGCAAGGAAAAGATATTAATTTATTAAGAGCTGATAACTAA
- the purF gene encoding amidophosphoribosyltransferase: MQIDNMDKYKEECGVVGLFSTKKINLHSSLYSSLITLQHRGQDSCGVAFSDKESIECYKGVGLVNEVFSSDIPTNLNGYLGIGHVRYSTFGEINTLNAQPIFDNNSNCNIALSHNGNITNIFSLKNELKKFNFNTTSDSEVILKLIEKHFKNSIEEALCSVIKALEGGFSCVLLTKHELFAFRDPNGIRPLCIGKIKNSYIVCSESCVLDILGGKFIRDILPGEIIKIDNFGVTTINASNLCKCMTCSFEYIYFSRVDSIIDGVNVYNTRFKSGVNLYNEHPVDADIVIGVPESGNTAALGFSKASSIPITTGFVKNNFLGRSFIKPSQSKRCETVNLKLNVIKENVKSKKVVVVDDSIIRGTTCKKIVSILKDAGAKEIHYRVASPIVTSPCCLGINTSKSELIGSTMTLNEIANFIGADSLGYLSVSGFLNTLPKNKTTCLKCFL, from the coding sequence ATGCAAATTGACAATATGGATAAATATAAAGAAGAATGTGGAGTTGTCGGTCTTTTTTCTACTAAGAAAATTAATTTACATTCTTCTTTGTACTCATCACTTATTACACTTCAACATCGAGGACAAGATAGTTGTGGAGTAGCTTTTTCGGATAAAGAATCAATCGAGTGTTATAAAGGTGTTGGATTGGTTAATGAAGTATTTTCTAGTGACATACCAACTAACTTAAATGGATATTTAGGAATAGGGCATGTTCGTTATTCTACTTTCGGTGAAATTAACACCCTAAACGCACAACCAATTTTTGATAATAATTCAAATTGTAATATAGCTTTATCTCATAATGGAAATATTACTAACATTTTTAGCTTAAAAAATGAATTAAAAAAATTTAATTTTAATACTACATCTGACTCAGAAGTAATATTAAAACTTATTGAAAAACATTTTAAAAACTCCATTGAGGAAGCTTTATGCTCAGTAATAAAAGCATTGGAAGGTGGTTTTTCATGTGTTTTACTTACAAAACACGAGTTATTTGCATTTAGAGATCCAAATGGTATAAGACCACTTTGTATTGGAAAAATTAAAAATTCTTATATAGTATGCTCTGAAAGTTGTGTCCTAGATATTTTAGGCGGTAAATTTATAAGAGATATTTTGCCTGGAGAAATTATCAAAATAGACAATTTTGGAGTAACAACTATCAATGCTTCTAACTTATGTAAATGTATGACGTGTTCTTTTGAATATATTTATTTTTCTAGAGTCGATAGTATTATTGATGGTGTTAATGTTTATAACACGAGATTTAAATCAGGTGTAAATTTATACAATGAACATCCAGTAGATGCAGATATTGTGATAGGTGTTCCAGAATCAGGTAATACCGCCGCTCTAGGATTTTCTAAAGCTTCATCTATACCTATTACTACTGGTTTCGTTAAAAATAATTTTTTAGGTAGAAGTTTTATAAAACCTTCCCAATCTAAAAGGTGTGAAACTGTAAATTTAAAATTAAATGTTATTAAAGAAAATGTAAAAAGTAAAAAGGTCGTAGTCGTAGATGATTCAATAATAAGAGGTACCACTTGTAAAAAAATAGTATCTATTCTTAAAGATGCAGGTGCAAAAGAAATTCATTATAGAGTCGCTTCGCCTATAGTTACATCCCCTTGTTGTTTAGGTATAAATACATCAAAATCTGAACTTATAGGTTCAACTATGACTTTAAATGAAATTGCAAATTTCATAGGCGCTGATAGCTTGGGGTATCTAAGTGTATCAGGATTTTTAAATACACTACCTAAAAATAAAACCACATGTCTAAAATGTTTTTTATAA
- a CDS encoding TraX family protein codes for MQKFSSFTLKIMAIIFMAMDHIYTYFSPAGVDIPIWFGYLGKLAAPIFFYLIVEGFFYTRSRTKYITRVFSMGVLMIGVDFLIGIDNNIFLSIGCALVMLVGIDTAKDKENQLIKRIIGALLGTLFMIIGGLFTESSIFGVAMVLIFYFFRDKKLTMSILYIAMGLFVLMSAMGPNFIEAVTLWDYQWMMVFAIIPILMYNGKLGLSNKFIKWMFYWFYPIHLIVIVSAAKLIAS; via the coding sequence ATGCAAAAGTTCAGTAGCTTTACACTAAAAATTATGGCAATTATATTTATGGCAATGGATCATATATATACTTATTTTAGCCCTGCTGGTGTTGATATTCCTATATGGTTTGGATATTTAGGGAAATTAGCAGCACCAATATTCTTTTATCTAATAGTAGAAGGATTTTTCTATACGAGAAGCAGAACTAAATATATAACTAGAGTTTTTTCAATGGGAGTACTTATGATAGGGGTAGATTTTTTAATTGGAATTGATAATAACATTTTCTTATCAATAGGATGCGCTTTAGTAATGCTTGTAGGAATAGATACAGCTAAAGATAAAGAAAATCAGTTAATTAAGAGAATAATAGGAGCTTTACTAGGTACTTTATTCATGATTATAGGTGGGTTATTTACTGAGTCATCTATATTTGGAGTAGCTATGGTATTAATATTTTATTTCTTTAGAGATAAAAAGCTTACTATGTCTATATTATATATTGCGATGGGATTATTTGTTTTGATGAGTGCAATGGGCCCAAATTTTATAGAAGCAGTAACCTTATGGGATTATCAATGGATGATGGTATTTGCAATAATTCCTATACTTATGTACAATGGCAAGTTAGGATTGAGCAATAAATTTATAAAATGGATGTTTTATTGGTTCTATCCAATACATTTAATTGTAATTGTATCTGCAGCAAAATTAATAGCTAGTTAA